Part of the Bos indicus isolate NIAB-ARS_2022 breed Sahiwal x Tharparkar chromosome 29, NIAB-ARS_B.indTharparkar_mat_pri_1.0, whole genome shotgun sequence genome is shown below.
TCGAACATCTCACTCAGCCCACATCCTTTCAGGAACCATCCTCAGAGCGAGTCTAACTCCCCCACTAGCCGTTTAAAATGCAAAGGTTGGTAACTTTCCCTCTATCTTTtttcccatcctctcactttcgCACCTATCAGAGATGGATTGGTTCTTAGCTCTCATCAAGGGCCCTGAAGACACTCACCAGAGATGaataagaataaaacatttaagtACGCAGTGAAAATGATCCAGCTGATCTTGTAACTTGAGTAGTACACGGATTCTCCTTGACGTAGCATGTGGTGATACAGTAGGAGTGCACCGAGCAGAAGGATGCCTGATGTCCAgacaaaaggggaaagaaaaatccCTTCTGATGGACCCTGGCTCCCGTACTTAAGTCTTAATCCAAGATATGCTTGACTTCCCAACCCCTAACACGCACAACTGCATCTTGTCCAAAGGTCAATGCCACTTGAGTGGTGGATCCAATTTTGCAGCTGCGTATCTAAGCCAAAGAACTGGGAGGGCTGAGTTAGTCAGAGACCACAGCCTGGACCTACAAACCAAATATGCCTCCAATCCTATGTTAGGGAAGACAAGTATGCCTCCAATCCTATGTTAGGGAAAACAGGAAATTACTTGTGAAAGAAGACAGGGAGTTACCTGTGAGGAAAGCAAGGCAGGCAGTCATAATGAGAGTATATTTGGTTTGAGGAATCATATAGGTGAATTCAAAACCCAAGAGCAAGTTATGCATGAAGGAAAGGCTGAACACCACAATCAGAATGTTCCTGATCACTTCCAGGCCATCTGTTGAAAAGAAGAATCTGTATTGAGAGGAGGACAGATGTTTCTTCTGGCTCATTTCTACCTGGGGCACACAAATCTCTAGGTAAACAAGAATGAGGTGAAACATTTGATTAAATAATAAAGAGCAAAGATTGGGCAAGAAAGAGGTAGGGGTCTTAAGCTAAATGGGAGACAGAACCAAAAGAAACTTCTTTATCTTTGTATCTTGTAAacttctttctcttctattttttcatAATGTATTTCTTGCTAAACATTCTTGTCTTCTTCTAGTGGCAATGTAACATGTTTTCTTTGCTGCCAGTCACCTTTCTTTTATATCCTCACATTCTAGATGTGCTAGATACCCTGTTGCTACTGTCAGGGCTTCTCAGAGATCCATCAGTTAAGTCTGTGAGCTTCTAAGCCTTTCTCCAAAACATGCTAATACTGAgctttgcggagaaggcaatggcaccccactccagtactcttgcctggaaaatcccatggacagaggagcctggtaggctgcaatccatggggtcgcaaagagtcggacacgactgagcaacttcactttcacttttcacttttcactttcatgcattggagaaggaaatggcaacccactccagtgttcttgcctggagaatcccagggacagcggagcctcgtgggctactgtctatggggtcacacagaatcggacacgactgaagcgacttagcagcagcagcaactgagctTTTGGGGTAGGCCTTGACTGTTGATTATGGAAGTAGGCACACTGCAACCACAGGCAGTTGCACTAGAGGATAATGCTGAGATGAACAGAAGTCAAGGAAGGATGAACCCTCATTCTCTACCCATCTCTTTCCATATAATAGCGCTGACCTGATGGCCACAGGGGAGTACAACATATCCACGGACTGTGGGTTATTGTAGGTTTTTGGGGTCCCAACTTCAGTTCAGCCCATTCTTCTATGATGATTCCTACTGCCAAGAAGACTAAGGTCCAGGAGGAGAAGAACATGTTCGTGGCCTCGACCTTTCTGACTAGTATGTGCACCATTGAGATTGGAGATTTTAAGCAGAGACCATCACCAATATCTCACGTGCTTCTTCTTAGATATGATTAGTCACAAGAAAGAGGGCAAAATTCTAGCTTTTAGTGATTCCTAACACGTTGGCAGTGGCAGAAGCTGAAGTAACTTATGAAACAAACGATAAATCCCACTGTTCCCCACTCCTCCACTTAGGCTAGTCTGTCGTCATGGCTCCCAACTGCTATGGAATCATCTTGGCCTGACCCTTGACCCTGAGACCTGCTGCTATGGAAGCACCTAGGTCCTAGAGGCCTTGAAAGAGGATCCAGATACAGAAGGAGGTATGATGTCACACATAGAGAACACTATCAGATATAGGAGCAACTAACAGTCCTGAAAGAAGTTAGACGTGTATGATGGAAGACATTAGATTGATGAACATTAGATAGGGATCAATGAAATGCACAAGGTATTTGGATCACTATGTCAGCTAGCTAACATCACAAAAGAGAATGCCCACTCATAATTTGGGGTGTTTTGACGATAGGTGAGGGATTAGTGAGATACAGGTCAGAGAAGAAATCATATACGTAGTTAGGGAAAACAGGAGTCAAGATGCCATTAAATAAGATGTAAACCATGGGAGCAAGCACAAGCATGCTTATGAGAAATAATTTAGTAAGTACTGGTTTTGTTTAAGTTTAAAGTACTCCTTAAACTTATGGTGAGATGAACAGGGCATATGATAGAATTACTCTTGAAACTTAATTGTAAGTTAAGGGTTATCAACCTAGGAAAGGCAGTTGAAACATGAATGTGCATATCACCATGAGACAATATCACACAGAAGGTGACAAGAGGCAGCGAAGGAAATTCTGATTAACATCATCAtttatgaaaaggagaaaagaaggagagGTCAGAGCAAGgctatgtgtgtgtacatgcgtgctaagtcgctttagttgtgtccgactctttgtgatcctgtggaatgtagcccgccaggctcctctgtccataggattctccaggcaagaatactggagtaggttgccatgttctcctccaggggatcttccccaccctgggtcGAGCTcctgtctctatgtctcctgcattggcaggcaggttctttaccacaagcgccaGCTACAAGAATACAAATGCTGCTGAATAATTAAAGAAGCTTGAGTTTTGAGGAGACATTAGATTCCTAATGCAGAGAAATCTAATTAGGTGGAAGCTGAACATATGTCACTTGATTTGATGATTAGAATGTCACTGGTGGTTTTGGGCATGGCATTCTCTGCAGAACAATGGGAGAAGTGAAAGTAGAAGGGAGATTGttggcttttacatttttttttttaaatagtcatctagattaaagaaataacaataactggaaaaagaaaatcagaattttagTTTCAAAAGGGAAGTATGCGATTTTGAAAAAGTAGAGACTGATGGGATAGTTCCTGTGTACCCTTTACCCTGCTTCAATGCTCATCCCTGAGTTATTCTGAAACAAACCCAGAGAACTTCATCCTTAAATATTTGTTGGTGTCACTAAAAGATGAGGAGTAATTTCTCCTCCTGGATTTACTTATTCtccctctttgttttcttaatctgGTTTATAGAAGGTTATCAATTCGTTGATATTTTCAAGATCCCTTTACATATTaatcatatgaaaatattattttaaatagattttactactttaaatttttacctcattatttctctttccaattaattttttaatctctcaaATTTCTAAAAACAGTTAAAACTTCTTTAATATGCCAGGATTTAAGGTGACCCATGTTTATCTGTGCACAGAGTTTGCTATATCTCACATACTTTTTCCTACTAAACaagcttaaaaataatattttaaagagcagttatgtttttccagaaaaattgagcagaagaaaaaaactgagcagaagaTTCAGAGATGTTTTCATATACTCCCTGTATATCCCACACAGGGACAGCCTTCCCTGTTCTCAACATTCCCACCAAAGTAGTACATTTGTTACATTTATAAACCTACAATTACATATTATTATCATCCATAGTCCATGGTTTATGCTAGGGTTCACTCTTGGCTTATGTCTCATATATTTTCACATTAGACAGATCTTAATGTTAATTTTGACTCACCATTTAAATCTATTTGGGACTGTGTTCACACATATAAATGTTTCCCACTGGAATGTAAAGAGTATCTTTACATTCCAGTGAAATTATAATATTGTAGCATTCATGATTTCAAGATTAACTAGTAAATAACTGAACATAGTCCCATCTGGGACAATTAAAACTTTTCCTGAGACTTACCTGGTGgcacagtgattaagaatccacctgctgatgcaggggacatgggtttgatccctgatctgggaagatcccacatgctgaggagcaactaagcctgtgaaccacaactactgaggctgccctggggagcctgtgagctgcaactactgagccagtgcagcacaaccactgaagcccgtgtaCCCAGAGCGcttgctctgaaacaagagaagccatttcaATGAGATGCTCGTCcgctgcaaggaagagtagcccccacttgcggcaactagaggaagcctgcatgcagcaaggaagacccagcacagccataaataaagtaaatggattatttttaagaaagaaagaaaggaaccaGCTCCTCTCACACACCTGAGGGCAGGAATGAATGCAGGTTCTCAGCAGAGCAGGAAGATCAGTGTCCAGACCACCTGGGCctctcttctctgtcctctgcATCCCTCACCCCCACTTCCCTGGAGCCCAgctcctctccctcttcccctcaaAAAGCAGAATCTTTTACTAAACACCAGGAACTCtggaaaccaaaaagaaaaatggaataattatTCATCTAAAGCAGTGTCTGTGTCACTTATGCACTTGATTAGGTGCCTCTGTGATCCAGTTTCAAGACGAGAATACCCACTAAGACTCCATCCCCTGGATTGCGGTATCATGGACAAGTCTGGGACTGTGTTGTTTCTGAGTCTCTCTCctggatatttgttttcctttatttctaaataaaagtgTGATAGCTACCTCCCTCTACTCTACTTGGAATACCCTTCAGCTTGGGAGTGAGAGACTGTAGGCTAATACTCCTCACTATCTAAGACCTGGATGGTCTGATTCCTGCCCGTGGGATATGTATTCTAGGCAACACTTTATCATGATCCCTGGAGCTGAAACAGCTCTTCCTGACATCTTGAAGAGAAAGGCACAGAGGGCCAGCCCGAACTTTGGGGCACACATACATGGGCAGAAGATCCCCTTCTGCCTGTTGAAAGTTAGCGAAGGTGATGATTGCAGTGTTTATGGGGGGGAGTCTCTATAAAGCATGTCTATGGTCTATGTCTGTTCTTCCACTCAGATACTTTTCACGTTATTTGGCTTCCCCATCCCCTTCTTCATCAGATGTCTTTCTGAGGTGTGGACTTTCACCTTCAGGACAGAGTCATGTGCAGAACTGGGCAGTGGCATTTCGCTACATTCTAGTCCAGGATTTCTTGATTACGTACCTCCCTGGAATgctactgaaataaaaaaaattcattttccaaCCCCAGATTTGCATAATCAGACAACCTGGGGTTAGAGGGAGCCACTTTAGCTCTATTTCCCTCTGACAGGTAGAAACCTGAGGACAGTATGAAGCTCTCACTGAGAATGGACTCTGAaccatttccttttgcatttttacAGTATTTGAAGTATCTAAAAACCCATATTTGATTTTGGTAGAAATCTCTACAAGATGTTGCCACACATTACCATTTGTTGGATAAAGTAAaggaaagtaaagtaaaaagtcactcagtcgtgtcagactctttgcgaccccatggtctatagcctatcaggctcccccatccctgggattctccaggcaagaacactggagtgggttgccattttcttctccaatgtatgaaagtgaaaagtgaaagtgaagtctctcagttgtgtccgactcttagcgaccccatggactgcagcctaccaggctcctccatccatgggattttccaggcaagagtactggagtggggtgccactgtcttctccaatTGTTGGATAAACACCCAGCAAAGCACAACAGTCATGCAGACCATGTGTGAGAATGTGTCTTCACTCCACCGACCAAGGCTCCCTTCAGACTAAAGCAGCCATGTCTGGTGGAGCAGCAGCAAGCCCAGGGTGCCCATGGGGGCTCCCAGGCACTGTGGGTGGTGGTGGAGTGGGCACTCTCCCTGGTGGCTTGTACTTAGGACAGTGAGAGCAGGGTTTGAAGGGAGCAGCAGTTCTTTCCAAACCTGAATGCCCCAACAGAAAGCTTCAGAAGGTCATAGATTAAAAAgagctaaaaaattaaaaaacaagatgaaaagacaaaactaCCTCTCTAGTGTCCAGGTTTTTTAGTAGCTCACATGACTTTAAACATTCTCCTTTCCTGTACCTTGAGACAGCACTTAAATCATAGCTTTTGgataaaggaaaagaggaagaagagagatggCAGCCAAATCATTCTCTGTGTTTACTTTTAATGCTTGTCTCTCTGTGTAACTTCTTGATCTCTAAGATTTATGCCATTCCAGAAGCTTTCCCCAAGGAAGCAAAGGAGAGTGACAGGTATAAAGTCAATAAAATCTTCTGTATTGGTATCCCCAAAGCAGCAGCCGAGTAAATTTTCACATGTTATTTCACATAATCCTAATAATCCAAATCCTATATTATTTTATGtctaaggattaaaaaaaaaatctcctagaGGTACATATACCCTTTAGTATTTTTTTGGATGACTACACCATGCCAGTAgtggaaaataaattatgtaattatCTGTATGAGAATAAGATCAATGGTTTGCTGTGCCCCACAGAGAAGGATTTgatacatttgaaataatttttctaagtCAGAAAACATGTTAACAATTATGTATAGGGACTCAGCTCActttaattcaacaaacatgaGTTAGCACAGAAAGCAAGTCACCTAGATTATCTCCTTCCACATTGGGAGGGATACCTGGCATAACTGTGAAGACATTGCTTTAGCTCCTTTAATTTTGACTTATCCTCATTACAAAATGCATATGAGATAGTTCAAATATTTGCCCTTGCCTTTGAATTACATTTAGTGTTTTTTGCAATCTGGTAGATGATTTTGTAGCAAATTGCAAATAAATTTTAGTTCCAAACAAACTACTTGTGTGGTgagacagtcacacacacacacacagaatcataATAGTCtgaaatgagatttatttaaCTAAACATTATTCACGATATGTGTGATTCATGGGCTGGTAGAGGGCTTGTATAGGTATTGGGTATACCTGAAGTTTTGTGTTTAAAATACTTAActccaattattttttaatacataaaataaaaaataaaatattggctccAATAGACCTTATGCAATAATTTTGCTAGAACACATATAAGGAGAACAGATGCTTATCTGTAATACTTTATTTTAAGGATAAGTGAGAATCCTGTGTCAAATATCTACTCTTCTAATACCATAAATCATACCTTTGAGGACTCGTTTCCTTTCATTGAGAGATGATCTCTGAGCAAAATTCAAGTATACAAAATAGTATTATGAACTAGATTcacatgctgtacattagattccaggactttatcttataattgaaagctttaaaaaatagtcagtATATAAGGTGGTGATGTGTTAGCTTGTTGTGATAATCATCTCACAATACATCAAATCATCAGTTGTACActttaagtatgtgtgtgtgtgtgtgtgtactcaattgcccagtcatgtccaactctctgaggtcccatggaccatagcccaacaggctcctctgtccatagaattctccaggcaaaaatactgtagtgcgttgccatttccttctccaggtgatcttcctaaccTGTAGACTGAACTCTTgactcttgcatttcctgcattggaaagtggatacTTTGaaactagggccacctgggaagcttacaTTTTAAGTATACACAATATTTATTCATCAGTTACACCTCAAAAATCTGAGGGGGGAAAACCCAATCttactttgtgatttttctttcaggaaatgaaaatctTCTTGTATAAATTAGCATATCTTACCTCTTTTTCAGGCCATGAGTCTCTAagttggagaaaaacaaaatattctgaTTGAATTAGGTATCTGGTGGTGATTAGCTTATCTTACATCTGAATATCCCCATGTATGCTTCAACCTAAGTGAATTTTCTGAAGACAGTTTAAAATCTACCCTTCCCTAAAGACTGCTGTTATTGCTATAGACAGTAGTGGTCTGTCTCATCTCTGAAACTCAACCAGTTCCTACTGCTTTTTATAATTACTTGCTGCTCCTCTCAGGGATGGGCTTGATATATTAGGAGTGATGGTTCTAAGCCAAAGAGCACTGGATACAGTGCTTCACTCATTCAGCAGTTGGTCAGGATGAGGCATGTGTTGGCCAGTCCTCTCCTCACTAGACTGCAAGGttgtgaaagaattgatgctgcatcatctttcagtgtgCTCATCTGTAGTAGACATCCTCAATACTTGTTTTGCCCATGTtctgtgacttgtgggatctttgttcctcaACTGGGGATTGAAACCCAAAGCCATAGCAgtaaaagcaccaagtcctagTCACTGGAATGTGAGAgaactccctgctgctgctgctgctaagccgtgtccgactctgtgcgaccccatagacggcagccaccaggctcccccgtctctgggattctccaggcaagaacactggagtgggttgccatttccttctccaatgcgtgaaagtgaaaagtgaaagtgaagtcgctcagtcgtgcccgactcttagcgaccccatggattgcagcctaccaggctcctccatccatgggattttccaggcaagagtactagagtggggtgccattgccttctccggacagaactccctaaaatatttaataaataaatttaaaagattccaTCATTTGTCACTTAAAGTTATATGACAAAATTTTTTCCATTCCTGGACATAtattcagaaaagacaaaaactaatttgaaaagatacatgcacgcCATGTTCATAACAATattattaacaatagccaagacatagttcagtggtaaagagtttgagaaccaagcaggagacatgggtttgatccctgggtcaggaagatcccctggaggaagaaacaacaacctgctccagaattctagcctgggaaatcccatgcacagaggagcttggcgggctacagtccaagggatcataaaagagttggacacgatttagtgactaaataacaacaacaaaaagacatggaagcaacttaaatgtccattttcagatggatatatgaagaagaggtgatatatatatatataacatatacaatggaatattgctcagccattaaaaaagagtgaaaaaatgccatttgcagcaacatggatgatccTAGAgattattacactaagtgaaataagtcagatagagaaagacaaaaatgataTCAGttaatatgaaatctaaaaaaactatacaaatgaatttatttacgaaatagaaatagagatagaaaacaaacttaaggttaccgAAGATttgaaaagggagggagggatatattaggtgtttgggattaacagagacccactactacatataaaatagataaacaacaaggacttaccatataacacagggaattatattcaatattcaatattttgtaatggtttataaaggaaaagaatctaaaagagaatacatatatacagacatatatataactgagtaactttgctgtacatttgaaactaatacacattgtaaatcaactatatgtcaataaaaatttttaagggaaaaagagtagctttaaataattttgaagtaggataaatttatgtaatatttcagttattcctatttttttaaattaaagctttATCcacatcttatttaaaaatatgactggAAATCTACcactatactttaaaataattcctaTGAGAATATTACACtcttttctttacatattctatttcttcatcaTTGTGTTCTAAATATATATCTGATATGGGGCTATGTTAATTACATTGTTCTGGA
Proteins encoded:
- the TMEM225 gene encoding transmembrane protein 225 gives rise to the protein MVHILVRKVEATNMFFSSWTLVFLAVGIIIEEWAELKLGPQKPTITHSPWICCTPLWPSDGLEVIRNILIVVFSLSFMHNLLLGFEFTYMIPQTKYTLIMTACLAFLTGILLLGALLLYHHMLRQGESVYYSSYKISWIIFTAYLNVLFLFISGFLSLLQYKQPIDGSGSLIPRSARKSQVMEQHGVSIKVVSLPAGTAMPRSIVRLHSAHMKEDSPERLNIQARRVTWAL